Proteins from one Aythya fuligula isolate bAytFul2 chromosome 11, bAytFul2.pri, whole genome shotgun sequence genomic window:
- the POLG gene encoding DNA polymerase subunit gamma-1 — translation MRRALRRGSVLCPGAPRHRASSSFAGRPLPESPAEDAEQGQRRVNPLNIQMLSRGLHEQIFRGARVRYSEAAVRRSVEHLRRHELWGKETSALPDVELRLPRMYGDNIDEHFRLLAQKQSLPYLEAAEELLRCRLPPTPPSWAWQLGWTRYGPDGRPEPIDFPQDRAVVLDVEVCLADGHCPTLAVAVSPHAWYSWCSRRLLEQRYSWSSRLSLADLIPLESAAGAGCAGRQERPERVVVGHNVAFDRAFIKEQYLIQGSRVRFLDTMSMHMAISGLTGFQRSLWMAAKHGKRKGLQQVRQHIKKTRSKAEGPAVTAWDWVHVSSINNLADVHALYVGGEPLEKEARELFVKGTMADIRDHFQDLMSYCARDVQATHEVFQEQLPLFMERCPHPVTFAGMLEMGVSYLPVNGNWQRYLDDAQGTYEELQKEMKKSLMNLANDACQLLHGDRYKEDPWLWDLEWDTQEFKQKKPPRKKKDQKVKEGEAPGAGSAQEWQEDPGPPTEDEELRAAPEGSTLLQRLKDTVTLQPKKLQHLPGHPGWYRKLCPRLEDEGWVPGPSLISLQMRVTPKLMRLAWDGFPLHYSEKHGWGYLVPGRQDNLPAAPPGGEGPVCPHRAIEELCRQHRLEKGREQPPQEQSVEDELLVMDGSSMWQKVEELSQLEGDVGRADQSLVQEEGGEWGELPEDNSRPSYHHGNGPYNDVDVPGCWFFKLPHKDGNANNVGSPFAKDFLPRMEDGTLRAAVGRTHGTRALEINKMISFWRNAHKRISSQMVVWLKKGELPRAVTRHPDYNEEDDYGAILPQVVTAGTITRRAVEPTWLTASNARADRVGSELKAMVQVPPGYALVGADVDSQELWIAAILGEAHFAGMHGCTAFGWMTLQGKKSNGTDLHSKTAATVGISREHAKVFNYGRIYGAGQPFAERLLMQFNHRLTQEQAREKAQQMYAVTKGIRRFHLSEEGEWLVKELDLAVDRAEDGSVSARDVHRLQREAARKSRSKKKWDVVGHRVWAGGTESEMFNKLESIALSSSPQTPVLGCHISRALEPAVAKGEFLTSRVNWVVQSSAVDYLHLMLVSMKWLFEEFDISGRFCISIHDEVRYLVQEQDRYRAALALQITNLLTRCMFAYKLGLQDLPQSVAFFSAVDVDRCLRKEVTMNCVTPSNPTGMEKKYGIPQGEALDIYQLLEITKGSLEKK, via the exons ATGCGGCGTGCGCTCCGGCgaggctcggtgctgtgccccGGCGCACCCCGGCACCGCGCCTCCAGCTCCTTCGCCGGCCGCCCGCTGCCAGAGAGCCCGGCCGAGGACGCGGAGCAGGGGCAGCGCCGCGTCAACCCCCTCAACATCCAGATGCTGTCCCGCGGCCTCCACGAGCAGATCTTCCGCGGGGCCCGGGTGCGCTACTCGGAGGCGGCGGTGCGGCGCAGCGTGGAGCACCTGCGGCGCCACGAGCTGTGGGGCAAGGAGACCTCGGCGCTGCCCGACGTGGAGCTGCGCCTGCCCCGCATGTACGGGGACAACATCGACGAGCATTTCCGCCTGCTGGCCCAGAAGCAGAGCCTGCCCTACCTGGAGGCTGCCGAGGAGCTGCTGCGCTGCCGCCTGCCCCCCACGCCCCCCAGCTGGGCCTGGCAGCTCGGCTGGACCCGCTACGGCCCCGACGGCCGGCCGGAGCCCATCGACTTTCCCCAGGATCGGGCGGTGGTGCTGGACGTGGAGGTGTGCCTGGCCGACGGGCACTGCCCCACGCTGGCGGTCGCGGTCTCGCCGCACGCTTG GTACTCGtggtgcagcaggaggctgctggagcagcgTTACTCCTGGTCCAGCCGCCTGAGCCTGGCGGATCTCATCCCGCTGGAGAGCGCCGCGGGTGCCGGCTGTGCCGGGCGGCAGGAGCGGCCGGAGCGCGTGGTGGTGGGGCACAACGTGGCCTTCGACCGGGCCTTCATCAAGGAGCAGTACCTCATCCAG GGCTCCCGGGTGCGTTTCCTGGACACCATGAGCATGCACATGGCCATCTCGGGGCTGACGGGCTTCCAGCGCAGCCTCTGGATGGCCGCGAAGCACGGCAAGaggaaggggctgcagcaggtcaGGCAGCACATCAAGAAGACCCGCAGCAAAGCCGAGGGGCCGGCG GTCACGGCGTGGGACTGGGTGCACGTCAGCAGCATCAACAACCTGGCCGACGTGCACGCGCTCTACGTGGGCGGGGAGCCGCTGGAGAAGGAGGCGCGGGAGCTGTTTGTCAAGGGGACCATGGCCGATATCAGGGATCACTTCCAG GACCTGATGTCCTACTGCGCCCGCGATGTCCAAGCCACCCACGAGGTGTTCCAGGAGCAGCTGCCGCTCTTCATGGAGAG GTGCCCCCACCCCGTGACGTTCGCAGGGATGCTGGAGATGGGGGTGTCCTACCTGCCGGTCAACGGCAACTGGCAGAGGTACCTGGACGACGCCCAGGGCACCTAcgaggagctgcagaaggagaTGAAGAAGTCCCTGATGAACCTGGCCAACGACgcctgccagctgctgcacgGGGACAG GTACAAGGAGGACCCCTGGCTCTGGGACCTGGAGTGGGACACGCAGGAGTTCAAGCAGAAGAAACCCCCGAGGAAGAAGAAGGACCAGAAGGTGAAGGAAGGCGAAGCCCCCGGGGCAGGATCGGCGCAGGAGTGGCAGGAAG ACCCCGGCCCCCCCACCGAGGATGAGGAGCTGCGAGCAGCCCCCGAGGGCAGCACCCTCCTGCAGCGCCTGAAGGACACGGTCACACTGCAGCCCAAGAAGCTGCAGCACCTCCCCGGCCACCCGGG GTGGTACCGCAAGCTGTGCCCGCGCCTGGAGGATGAAGGCTGGGTGCCGGGGCCCAGCCTGATCAGCCTGCAGATGAGGGTGACCCCAAAACTGATGCGCCTGGCCTGGGACGGCTTCCCCCTGCACTACTCGGAGAAGCACGGCTGGGGATACCTGGTGCCGGGGCGGCAGGACAACCTgcccgcggcccccccgggCGGGGAGGGTCCCGTCTGCCCCCACAG GGCCATCGAGGAGCTGTGCCGGCAGCACCGGCTGGAGAAGGGCCGGGagcagcccccgcaggagcagagCGTGGAGGACGAGCTGCTGGTGATGGACGGCAGCAGCATGTGGCAGAAG GTGGAGGAGCTGAGCCAGCTGGAGGGGGACGTGGGCAGGGCGGACCAGAGCTTGGTGCAG GAGGAGGGGGGCGAGTGGGGCGAGCTGCCGGAGGACAACAGCCGGCCCTCGTACCACCACGGCAATGGGCCCTACAACGACGTCGACGTCCCCGGGTGCTGGTTCTTCAAGCTGCCCCACAAG GACGGGAACGCCAACAACGTCGGGAGCCCCTTTGCCAAGGATTTCCTGCCCCGCATGGAGGATGGCACCCTGCGGGCTGCCGTGGGGCGCACCCACGGGACGAGGGCCCTGGAGATCAACAAGATGATCTCCTTCTGGAGGAACGCTCACAAGCGGATCAG CTCGCAGATGGTGGTGTGGCTGAAGAAAGGGGAGCTGCCCCGCGCTGTCACCAG GCACCCGGACTACAACGAGGAGGACGACTACGGAGCCATCCTGCCGCAGGTGGTGACCGCGGGCACCATCACCCGGCGGGCCGTGGAGCCCACGTGGCTGACAGCCAGCAACGCACGG GCCGACCGCGTGGGCAGCGAGCTGAAAGCCATGGTGCAGGTGCCTCCCGGCTACGCCCTGGTGGGCGCGGACGTGGACTCGCAGGAGCTGTGGATAGCGGCCATCCTGGGCGAGGCGCACTTCGCCGGCATGCACG GGTGCACGGCCTTCGGCTGGATGACCCTGCAGGGGAAGAAGAGCAACGGGACGGACCTGCACAGCAAGACGGCCGCCACGGTGGGCATCAGCCGGGAGCACGCCAAGGTCTTCAACTACGGGCGCATCTACGGGGCCGGGCAGCCCTTCGCCGAGCGCCTGCTGATGCAGTTCAACCACCGGCTGACGCAGGAGCAGGCGCGGGAGAAAGCCCAGCAGATGTATGCCGTCACCAAGGGCATCCGCAG GTTTCATCTGAGCGAGGAGGGCGAGTGGCTGGTGAAGGAGCTGGACCTGGCTGTGGACAGGGCAGAAGATGGCTCGGTGTCGGCCCGGGATGTCCACCGGCTCCAGAGGGAAGCTGCGAGAAA GTCCCGAAGCAAGAAGAAGTGGGATGTGGTGGGCCACCGGGTGTGGGCTGGCGGCACTGAGTCCGAAATGTTCAACAAGCTGGAGAGCATCGCCTTGTCCTCCTCGCCACAGACCCCGGTGCTGGGCTGCCACATCAGCAGGGCGCTGGAGCCCGCCGTGGCCAAGGGCGAG TTTCTGACCAGCAGGGTGAACTGGGTAGTGCAGAGCTCGGCCGTCGACTACCTGCACCTGATGCTGGTCTCCATGAAGTGGCTCTTCGAGGAGTTCGACATCAGTGGGCGCTTCTGCATCAGCATCCACGACGAGGTGCGCTACCTGGTCCAGGAGCAGGACCGCTACCGGGCCGCCCTGGCCCTGCAGATCACCAACCTGCTGACACG GTGCATGTTTGCCTACAAGCTGGGCCTCCAGGACCTGCCGCAGTCGGTGGCTTTCTTCAGCGCCGTGGATGTTGACCGGTGCTTAAGGAAGGAGGTGACCATGAACTGCGTGACACCATCAAACCCCACGGGGATGGAGAAGAAGTATGGCATCCCCCaag GAGAAGCACTGGATATATATCAGCTTCTTGAAATAACCAAAGGTTCGctggaaaaaaagtga